The Agromyces marinus genome window below encodes:
- the nusA gene encoding transcription termination factor NusA, giving the protein MDIDLSVLRMMEREKEIPFDELVQIIEQAILMAYLKHTDPAVHGHANPRGARAHLDRKTGHVSIYVPELDENGDVIGEAEDSPSDFGRIAAFAAKQVINQRLRDIADDAVLGEFRGREGDIVAGIIQQGPNPRMVHIDLGTVEAILPPEEQVPGEEYPHGQRIRVYVTSVAKGAKGPAITVSRTHPALVRKLFALEVPEIASGVVEIVSLAREAGHRTKIAVRANQPGVNAKGACIGELGQRVRAVTAELGNEKIDIVDWNDDLATFVASALSPAKVTRAFVIDDGTRAVRALVPDYQLSLAIGKEGQNARLAAKLTGAKIDIQPDSILDKA; this is encoded by the coding sequence ATGGACATCGACCTCAGCGTGCTCCGCATGATGGAGCGCGAGAAGGAGATCCCGTTCGACGAACTGGTGCAGATCATCGAGCAGGCGATCCTGATGGCCTACCTCAAGCACACCGATCCAGCCGTCCACGGGCACGCCAACCCGCGAGGCGCGCGAGCGCACCTCGACCGCAAGACCGGGCACGTGTCGATCTACGTGCCCGAACTCGACGAGAACGGCGACGTCATCGGCGAGGCCGAGGACTCGCCGAGCGACTTCGGGCGGATCGCGGCGTTCGCGGCGAAGCAGGTCATCAACCAGCGCCTGCGCGACATCGCGGACGACGCCGTGCTCGGCGAGTTCCGCGGGCGCGAGGGCGACATCGTCGCCGGCATCATCCAACAGGGACCGAACCCGCGGATGGTGCACATCGACCTGGGCACCGTCGAGGCCATCCTCCCGCCGGAGGAGCAGGTCCCGGGCGAGGAGTACCCCCACGGCCAGCGCATCCGCGTCTACGTGACGAGCGTCGCGAAGGGCGCGAAGGGGCCCGCGATCACCGTCTCCCGGACCCACCCCGCGCTCGTCCGCAAGCTCTTCGCGCTCGAGGTCCCCGAGATCGCGTCGGGCGTCGTCGAGATCGTCTCGCTCGCGCGTGAGGCCGGGCACCGCACGAAGATCGCGGTGCGGGCGAACCAGCCGGGCGTCAACGCGAAGGGCGCGTGCATCGGCGAGCTGGGTCAGCGCGTGCGGGCGGTCACTGCCGAGCTCGGCAACGAGAAGATCGACATCGTCGACTGGAACGACGACCTCGCGACGTTCGTCGCGTCGGCGCTCTCGCCGGCGAAGGTCACCAGGGCGTTCGTGATCGACGACGGCACGCGTGCGGTGCGCGCGCTCGTGCCCGACTACCAGCTGTCGCTCGCGATCGGCAAGGAGGGCCAGAACGCC